TCCCTGCAGGGTGAGCTTCCGGCCCCTTGTGTCCCAACTCTTGGCTGTCCTGGAGCCTCTCCCTTTTCCTGTTTTGACACTGGCTCAGCCAGGCCCAGACACAGGGGAATGATGTCTTAATCCTCTAGGCTGGAGCCATGATGGATGAGTCCCCATTAGCTAATTCACCTGCCAAAccacctcttccctgctcccGCTCCCTGCCCCCCCAACATATCCGTTCCGCCTGGTGCCCAACACAGGGGCTCCTGAACCTCAGCACCCTGCTTGAatgggaaggggccccacagaacctccccccccacctctccttccAGATGGCAGGTGGGACAGTGGGGCAGGGACCCTGGTTGCTcaccctgggctgggccctggctgccGCTTCAACTCTTAAATCAAGGTGTGGAGGGGGTGTCAGAAACCTATGGAATGTCTGGATGAGGGGGTGAGCCCTTAACTCTTAGAAGGAAAGAATGTGGGACAGAGGGAGTTGGCCTGCCTGGGTCTGAGGATGTAGGAGACAAGCTGATGGGGGACATGGGGCCTTCGTGCCCATACAGCATCCGGCAGTGAGGAGGTTATTTCCCAGCCCAGATGGGGATAAATTGAGAGCGCAGGACCTCTCCATCCTCAGAACCTGTTCGGCACCATGGCCATAGGAAGAGTCCTGCTCGGCTCTCTGCTGCTCCTATCCCTGCAGCTGGGCCTCGGCGGCAACCCAAGTACGCCAGGGGCTCCAATGGTGGAGGGAACACTCTCGTCTGAGCCGGCAGCAGACATGGGGACCTGGAAGGCACAGCTGAGTAAGGACCCCCAGCACCCCGTGACTCCCCAACTCCTTCCCGGACAACCCCTGACCACTGTCAACTGCCCCTTGTTCCCACCCAGGTGCCCGCCTGCGCCGAGCCCCGGCCGGCCCATGCCAGCTGCAGAGCTTGGCCCTGCCAGTggtggagctgggcctgggctaTGCTTCGGAGGAGACGATCATCTTCCGCTACTGTGCTGGCAGTTGTCCCCGAGGTGCCCGCACCCAGCACAGCCTGACGCTGGCCTGGCTGCGGAGCCAGGGCCGAGCACATGGAAgcccctgctgccagcccaccCGCTATGCTGACGTGGCCTTCCTGGATGATCACCACCGCTGGCAGTGGCTGCCCCAGCTCTCAGCAGCTGCCTGCGGCTGCAGTGGCTGAGGGTGCCCAGACGGGGCCCTGCAGCCACTCCTCCAGAGATCTGATGACTTATTTATTGGAGACCTGGATGCCCAGATGATGAGAagatggggtgggctggggaTGCCAGCAAGGGACACAATAAAGGAAATTGATCCTGGGGTCTTGTGATTCTGTGTTCAGTGGGGTGCTCCTGACCCTGTCATCTTAGTTCCTGGTTGGTGGGCAGGTAGGgtctgggcttcccttgcagatcCCAGCCCCAGCAAACAGCCAGTGCAAGGAAGGCCACCTTGTCCATTTCCTAGCTTTATTCACAAACAGTGTCCCTGAGAAGCTGGGCAAAGGGCCCGGGGGTCAGCAGGCTGGGGGTGGCTGCCCAGGCTCCTCTGGTCCTACCCCCTCAGGGAGGGAGCGGCAGATCACGGAGATGCGTCGGCCTCGGGGAACCCGAAGTTTCCCAAAAAAGGACTCTTCATCCCGAAGGATCTCATGGGAGAAGTCATAACGGGCAGAGTCtctgaaagagaaaacagaggctgTGACTGGGTAGGGTGAGGGCACCCCTGTTCCAGGCTAAGCGTCTGCTGTGTAGTGGATGGTAGTTTTCTGTGAGGGCTGAATGAGAGAAGGTGCTTGAAGTGCTGGGTAGTGTCTGACCAGTGATTAGTAGGGTGGTGGCTTCTTGGCGGGGCAGTACCTAAGGATGTACAGTGAGCATGGCTCCAGCAAGAGTTCTAGCCACTCCCCAGGCTCCTGGGTGTGTACCAGCCGCATGACACTGGGAGACAGCAGGGACAGGCCAGCGATGGTGGTTCCGCAGAACTGGAAGAGGGAGCAGGGTGGTGGGTCAGGCTCTGGCCTGGCTGGCCCAACCCCAGCTGGGAGCTTCAAGCTGCAGGCTTCTGCCCACCTTGACGCTGTCAACATGTGGCTTGATGTAGCCCCGAGGTTCCAGGTCCAGCACGTGCACTGAGGACAGCAGGGTCTGGCCTGGGCCAAAGGCGGCTGCCTGAACACGCTGCAGGATGGCCCGGCTTGCCTCTGACCAGCGAGACTTTTCTGTCTCTCGGAAGCCATGGATGGCCTGCAGAGAGAGCTCAGGTCAAGCCTGGAAACTCCGGGTGtatggggtgggtggaggggggagaacACGGTGCTCTGGGGGAAGACAGGGAAACTAAGGTAGGGAGGGGAAGAATGCAGAGCCGGGGCTGGTTTCCTGCACGACCCCTGATCTCACCCTCAACTCACAAACTTTGACCTATCTAAGCCATGATCTTTGGCCTCAGTCTTTTGTACCCAACCTCTGGCTCCAATTCAGTTCCAAATCCAGGCTCCAATGCTGGCCTCGCCCCAATATTCAATTTTGTGTCAGTTTCTGCCCTCAAACGGTGACCCTCCCTCTCGTCCTCTACACCCCTTTCTCTACCAAACCTTGGTCCTGTACCCCAAACACCCTTCGGTTCCAGGTCCTGCCTCCAGTTATGGCCCTGCCCTCATCTTCAAAGACTCCCAAGGTTCTGCCCCCAGCCGTAGTCCCGTCCCCACCGtagccccgcccccaggtagccccgccccacccagcgCCACACTCCCGTCCCCACCGTAGCCCCGCCCCCAAGGCACCGCCCTAGGCACCGCCCCGGGAGCCCCGCCCCCAAAGCTCCTCCCCACCAGAGCACAATCTCCCGTCCCCGCCCCCAACGTCCCTGCCTCCGCCTCTGACGTGGCTCCGCCCCCAGCGCGGTCCCGCCTCCAGCGCCGCGGGCCTCACCGCGTCCCAGTGGTCGAACTCGTAGCGGCGGCGGCGCAGCTCCGGCTCCAGCTCGCGCCTCAGCGTCTCTTCCTCGGCCGCGCTCAGGAAGCCGGGCCGCACCACAGCCGCATCCCGCAGGCGCCTCAGCACGGCGGGGCCAGAGCCCCGCACCCAGCCAGGCCCGGGCATCGTCTGCAGCGCCAGCCGCCCGCTCCCGGCCATAGCCTCGGAGCCCGGGAGCGGGACCGGCCGGGTCAGGGTGACACCCCCGCCCCAGAGCCTTGGGGTGCGGCTGCGCCGAGTGCCTCCCGCGATTGGCTTTCCTCGGCTCTCCGCCCTAAAGGTGTCGACTCCTCCCAGGGCCCGCCTCCTCTCCCGCGCTATTGGGCGCCTCCCTCAGTAGCTTAAACTATTGGGTGTCCCGCAGGTCCGTCTCCAGTGGCCAAGGCGGGACCTGGCCTGGGGCGGATAGCGGCCGTAGAATTTGGGCCAAAGCCGTGGCTCTGGAGTTGGCCAGGACTAGaggtgcagcggttctcaacctgtgggtcgcgacccctttggcggtccaacgaccctttcacaggggtcgcctaagaccatctgcatatcagatatttacatgacgattcataacagtagcaacattacagttatgaagtagcaacgaaaataatgttatggttgggtcacaacatgaggagctgtatttaaagggccagaaggttgagaaccactggaagggTAGAGAACAATTCgagggagaggaaagggtcaGGGGCACAGGGGTCAGAGGAGTGACGTCAGGTCTCGATTATGGGACCAAGTTCACGGAAAACCAGGAATCACCCATTCCCATACAAACAGGCTGGTTTGCACCTTatacacaataaaaacaaaagaccCTTCACTTCCTGGTAGAATTGGCATATTACCATTGTGCAGCCCTTATTGGAATAATATATAGTGGATCTAGGCAAGGATTCTCGTCAGCCCCTAAGGTCAGGAAAAGAGGGACAACTGGACTTTATGTGCCTCCTGATggaagggccccccccccccccaccagctaAGAGGTCACTTGCCAAAAAGGGGAACCTGAATTCAGTTCGATTTCTCTAGGTTTATACACCAAATTACAGGAAATACCTAGGATAGGTGTCACCACCTTTTCTGACCCAGTCATCAAAATCCCAATTGAAAGTCTACAAGACAAAACAACCTGTTTCTCCAACAAATGAAtctcaaggaaaaagaaaaagaggtagagattgagagagagactAAGGGG
The sequence above is a segment of the Myotis daubentonii chromosome 5, mMyoDau2.1, whole genome shotgun sequence genome. Coding sequences within it:
- the PSPN gene encoding persephin, producing MAIGRVLLGSLLLLSLQLGLGGNPSTPGAPMVEGTLSSEPAADMGTWKAQLSARLRRAPAGPCQLQSLALPVVELGLGYASEETIIFRYCAGSCPRGARTQHSLTLAWLRSQGRAHGSPCCQPTRYADVAFLDDHHRWQWLPQLSAAACGCSG
- the ALKBH7 gene encoding alpha-ketoglutarate-dependent dioxygenase alkB homolog 7, mitochondrial — translated: MAGSGRLALQTMPGPGWVRGSGPAVLRRLRDAAVVRPGFLSAAEEETLRRELEPELRRRRYEFDHWDAAIHGFRETEKSRWSEASRAILQRVQAAAFGPGQTLLSSVHVLDLEPRGYIKPHVDSVKFCGTTIAGLSLLSPSVMRLVHTQEPGEWLELLLEPCSLYILRDSARYDFSHEILRDEESFFGKLRVPRGRRISVICRSLPEGVGPEEPGQPPPAC